One region of Microbacterium sufflavum genomic DNA includes:
- a CDS encoding long-chain-fatty-acid--CoA ligase: MSTFQPPRPWIASYADGVPEDLAPVTGSLVDIVAASARDYPDAPALQFFGRETTYARLQDAIDRAATGLRDLGVRAGDPVAIVLPNCPQHIIAFYAVLRLGAVVVEHNPLYTPRELRKQFEDHGAKHAIVWNKVVATVQDFPADLAVTNLVSVDVTRAMPALTRFALRLPVAKARESRAALTERVRGTVVWDSLVASDPLPASHPRPNTDDLAIIQYTSGTTGTPKGAALTHRNLLANAAQAQAWVPSIQRGKGCVVYAVLPMFHAYGLTLCLTFAMSMGARLVLFPKFDPDLVLDVVKKHPATFLPLVPPIADRLLAAAQAKGVSLDGIEVAISGAMALPHELVVPFEAATHGYLVEGYGLSECSPVLMANPVADNRVPGTVGLPLPGTECRVVDPEDPTQDVPAGSAGELVVRGPQVFSGYYGKPEETDAVFVDGWYRTGDIVTIDEAGFVRIVDRIKELIITGGFNVAPTEVENALRQHPSVVDAAVVGLPSEHSGEEVVAAIVVDGGADVDVEAIRAYARSILTPYKVPRRVFVVDELPKSLIGKVLRRQVKEKLLALTTGA, from the coding sequence GTACGCCCGACTGCAAGACGCGATCGACCGGGCCGCCACCGGACTCCGCGACCTCGGCGTGCGTGCGGGCGACCCGGTCGCGATCGTGCTGCCGAACTGCCCACAGCACATCATCGCCTTCTACGCCGTGCTGCGTCTGGGCGCCGTCGTCGTCGAGCACAACCCGCTCTACACGCCGCGCGAGCTGCGGAAGCAGTTCGAGGATCACGGTGCCAAGCACGCGATCGTGTGGAACAAGGTCGTCGCCACCGTGCAGGACTTCCCCGCCGACCTCGCCGTGACGAACCTCGTCTCCGTCGACGTGACGCGCGCGATGCCCGCCCTCACCCGCTTCGCTCTGCGGCTGCCCGTCGCGAAGGCGCGCGAGTCCAGGGCAGCGCTGACCGAGCGCGTGCGCGGAACCGTGGTGTGGGACTCGCTCGTGGCCTCCGACCCGCTTCCGGCGTCGCATCCGAGACCGAACACGGACGACCTCGCGATCATCCAGTACACCTCGGGCACCACCGGAACTCCGAAGGGCGCCGCGCTGACGCACCGCAACCTGCTGGCGAACGCGGCGCAGGCGCAGGCATGGGTGCCATCGATCCAGCGCGGCAAGGGCTGCGTGGTGTACGCCGTGCTGCCGATGTTCCACGCCTACGGGCTGACGCTGTGCCTCACGTTCGCGATGTCGATGGGGGCGCGGCTCGTGCTGTTCCCCAAGTTCGACCCCGACCTCGTGCTCGATGTCGTCAAGAAGCACCCCGCGACCTTCCTCCCGCTCGTGCCCCCGATCGCCGACCGGCTGCTCGCGGCCGCGCAGGCGAAGGGCGTCTCCCTGGACGGCATCGAGGTCGCGATCTCCGGGGCGATGGCCCTGCCGCACGAGCTGGTCGTCCCCTTCGAGGCCGCGACCCACGGGTACCTCGTCGAGGGCTACGGGCTGAGCGAGTGCTCGCCCGTGCTGATGGCGAACCCCGTGGCCGACAACCGCGTGCCGGGCACCGTCGGCCTCCCCCTCCCCGGAACGGAGTGCCGCGTGGTCGACCCCGAGGACCCGACGCAGGACGTACCGGCGGGGTCGGCGGGCGAGCTCGTCGTCCGCGGCCCGCAGGTGTTCTCCGGCTACTACGGCAAGCCGGAGGAGACCGACGCCGTGTTCGTCGACGGCTGGTACCGCACGGGAGACATCGTCACGATCGACGAGGCCGGCTTCGTCCGCATCGTCGACCGCATCAAGGAGCTGATCATCACCGGCGGCTTCAACGTCGCCCCCACCGAGGTCGAGAACGCGCTGCGGCAGCACCCGTCGGTCGTGGACGCCGCCGTCGTCGGACTGCCCAGCGAGCACTCGGGCGAGGAGGTCGTCGCCGCGATCGTCGTCGACGGAGGCGCCGATGTCGACGTCGAAGCGATCCGCGCGTACGCCCGCAGCATCCTCACCCCGTACAAGGTGCCGCGCCGCGTGTTCGTGGTCGACGAGCTGCCGAAGTCGCTCATCGGCAAGGTCCTGCGCCGCCAGGTCAAGGAGAAGCTGCTCGCGCTCACCACCGGCGCCTGA